The Muribaculum intestinale genome includes the window GATGCATGGCGGCAACACTCATAGTATTTACCCCACTGCGCACTCTCCTACCTGGATACCTCAAGCAGGAAGAGAGACAGAAGAACACAGTCAACGTATTCCGTGTCGACTCACTGTTGAAAGCCGGACGAGAGACATCGGAATATCTGGCCACACTGAAATCAATCCTACAGGGCGACAGCTCAATAGTCACACATACCGGACAGCAGGCATCTGCAATCTCCAGCCACTCAGTATCGCCCGATTCGCTGCTTCCGGCAACCCCGACAGAAGAACAGTTCGTAAGAATGATAGATGAACGCAAGCGCTACAGCATCGGCAACCACACCTCCGCGCCCGGAGTATCAGCAATATTTCTTTTTCCGATAAGAGGAGCGCGCATGCTGTCCGACACTTCATCCGAACTTACTGTCGTAAGCCCTCCGCGCAATGCCACAGTCACATCCCCGGGCTCTGCCACTATCATAGCCACATCCTACTCCCCCTCGGGCCTATGGGCCGTAACCCTTCAGCACACAAACGGATATGTGACAATAATCGACGGATTGTCATCCTGCAGAGTAAAGGCCGGAGATTCCGTATCGGTCGGAGAAAGCCTTGGAAATGCCGACACATCCCACGACGTGACCATACAGTTATGGAGCGCCGGGACACGGCTGAACCCACTCCGCGTCATGCCTATCTGACCGAATTTAAAGCCCCGGTTTCCATAATAGCGGAATTTACGCTATCTTTGCACCTATATTTATATATAGCCATTATTTATATATAGCCATTAATCCGTGGACCCACAGAAAAAGATAGCCGTACTCGGGAGCACAGGCTCAATAGGAGTACAGACACTTGATATAATCGCAGAATATCCCGACCGTTTCCGTGCCACAGTGCTTGTGGCCGGCCGCAACGTAGAGCTGCTAATCTCGCAGGCCCGTCAGCATCGTCCGAATCTCGCCGTAATAGCCGACGAGAGCCTCTACCCCACTCTGCGCGACGCTCTCGCCCCGCTCGGTATAGAGACCGCGGCAGGAGCCGATGCCATAACTGATGCTATGGAGCGCGACGACGTAGACACCGTGGTTACAGCCACTGTAGGCTACAGCGGCCTCGCCCCCACCCTGCGTGCCATCGATGCCGGCAAGCAGATAGCCCTGGCCAACAAAGAGACAATGGTTGTAGCCGGAGAGCTTGTGACACGACGACTCGACAACTCACCCTCACGTATAATTCCCGTCGATTCCGAGCACTCGGCCATATACCAGTGTATGGCAGGAGAGGAATCATCAACAGTAAAAAAGCTGCTTATCACCGCCTCGGGAGGCCCCTTCCGCACCCGCAGCATCGACGAACTGAGCAGTGTGACCGTACGCGACGCCCTCGCCCACCCCAATTGGTCGATGGGAGCCAAAATCACCATTGACTCAGCCACGATGCTCAACAAAGCATTCGAGATAATCGAGGCACGCTGGCTGTTCGGCATCACCCCCGACCGCATTGAAGCGGTCGTGCATCCCCAGTCGATTGTACACTCCATGGTAGAGTTTACCGACGGATCGGTAAAAGCACAGCTCGGCATCCCTGACATGCATCTGCCCATACGCTATGCCCTCGGTGATGCCTCAAGGCTTGCCACCAACCGTCCCGGTCTACGCCTGCAGGACTACGACCGACTCGAATTCTTCAGGCCCGACACCGAAAAATTTCCCCTCATCAACATGGCCTACTACGCGCTCGAACGCGGAGGCAATACCGCATGCGT containing:
- a CDS encoding M23 family metallopeptidase, which encodes MPSSTPISPPDQPHRGQRARHRLRTHRRFRLSFINENTFNEVWTIGMSQRKVIASIALIFVALGCMAATLIVFTPLRTLLPGYLKQEERQKNTVNVFRVDSLLKAGRETSEYLATLKSILQGDSSIVTHTGQQASAISSHSVSPDSLLPATPTEEQFVRMIDERKRYSIGNHTSAPGVSAIFLFPIRGARMLSDTSSELTVVSPPRNATVTSPGSATIIATSYSPSGLWAVTLQHTNGYVTIIDGLSSCRVKAGDSVSVGESLGNADTSHDVTIQLWSAGTRLNPLRVMPI
- a CDS encoding 1-deoxy-D-xylulose-5-phosphate reductoisomerase produces the protein MDPQKKIAVLGSTGSIGVQTLDIIAEYPDRFRATVLVAGRNVELLISQARQHRPNLAVIADESLYPTLRDALAPLGIETAAGADAITDAMERDDVDTVVTATVGYSGLAPTLRAIDAGKQIALANKETMVVAGELVTRRLDNSPSRIIPVDSEHSAIYQCMAGEESSTVKKLLITASGGPFRTRSIDELSSVTVRDALAHPNWSMGAKITIDSATMLNKAFEIIEARWLFGITPDRIEAVVHPQSIVHSMVEFTDGSVKAQLGIPDMHLPIRYALGDASRLATNRPGLRLQDYDRLEFFRPDTEKFPLINMAYYALERGGNTACVINAANEIAVDAFLHERIGYLDIQRTIESTLNDVPFIASPGYDDYVATNTLARRIAEEHTKSRFDKKR